One Sphingomonas sp. LHG3406-1 genomic window carries:
- a CDS encoding amidase — MAAAPSTAPATFPAVVTPAYGGPVEERVVRAADRMMARDSALNAVIAISPDHRNQATALDRAPRSGPMFGMPVLVKDNVEIAGLPTTAGSLALAGNVTGRDAPIIARLRQAGAVILGKTNLSEWANIRSTGSISGWSAVGGQTRNPYALDRNTCGSSSGSGAAVAAGYSDYAIGTETDGSITCPASMTGVVGLKPTLGLVSRTHIIPISESQDTAGPMTRTVRQAAELLTVIAGSDAADPATREADARRADYVAGLSPDALRGKRIAVLRFAAGFGTDALFEQAVAALKAAGAEIVEVKAFKPTGDFGNDEYQVLLTEFKAGLNAYLQDSPAAVPRSLAEVIAFNSANGAREMPLFGQEIFEAAEKTRGLSDPAYRKARANSLRTASADLDRLLKGVDAVVFPTRPAAWKIDAVHGDVSPGGNGIGSMAAVAGYPHLTVPMGLIRGLPVGLSFVGPKWSDGRLLAFGHAYETVRGALPVAHFLRSIEESPEIAPALEPQRNRLNAG, encoded by the coding sequence ATGGCGGCAGCGCCATCCACGGCACCGGCGACCTTTCCGGCCGTGGTCACGCCCGCCTATGGCGGTCCTGTCGAAGAGCGCGTGGTCAGGGCTGCCGACCGTATGATGGCGCGCGACAGCGCGCTGAATGCGGTGATCGCCATCAGCCCCGATCATCGCAACCAAGCCACGGCACTGGACCGCGCACCGCGCAGCGGGCCGATGTTCGGCATGCCGGTGCTGGTGAAGGACAATGTCGAGATCGCCGGTCTCCCTACGACTGCCGGAAGCCTTGCGCTGGCTGGCAACGTCACTGGCCGCGATGCACCGATCATTGCGCGCCTCCGCCAAGCCGGCGCCGTGATCCTGGGCAAGACCAACCTCAGCGAATGGGCCAACATCCGCTCGACCGGCAGCATTTCGGGCTGGAGCGCGGTCGGCGGGCAGACGCGCAATCCCTATGCGCTCGACCGCAATACCTGCGGCAGTTCGAGCGGAAGCGGGGCGGCGGTCGCAGCGGGCTACAGCGACTATGCGATCGGAACGGAAACCGACGGATCGATCACCTGCCCGGCCAGCATGACCGGCGTGGTCGGCCTCAAGCCCACGCTCGGCCTGGTCTCGCGCACCCACATCATCCCGATCAGCGAATCGCAGGACACCGCCGGTCCGATGACCCGCACCGTGCGGCAGGCGGCGGAGTTGCTGACGGTGATCGCCGGCAGCGATGCCGCTGATCCCGCCACCAGGGAAGCGGATGCCCGCCGCGCCGACTATGTTGCCGGCCTTTCTCCCGATGCGCTCAGGGGCAAGCGGATCGCCGTGCTGCGTTTCGCCGCCGGCTTCGGCACGGACGCGCTGTTCGAACAGGCGGTCGCTGCGCTGAAAGCCGCGGGTGCCGAGATCGTGGAGGTGAAGGCGTTCAAGCCCACGGGCGACTTCGGGAACGACGAATATCAGGTGCTGCTCACCGAGTTCAAAGCCGGACTGAACGCCTATCTGCAAGACAGCCCCGCCGCCGTGCCAAGGAGCCTTGCGGAGGTCATCGCCTTCAACTCGGCCAATGGCGCGCGCGAAATGCCGCTGTTCGGGCAGGAGATCTTCGAGGCGGCCGAGAAGACCAGGGGACTGAGCGATCCGGCGTATCGCAAGGCCCGGGCCAACAGCCTCAGGACCGCCAGCGCCGACCTCGACCGGCTACTGAAGGGCGTGGATGCGGTCGTCTTCCCGACCCGTCCGGCGGCGTGGAAGATCGATGCGGTGCATGGCGACGTCTCGCCAGGCGGCAATGGCATCGGCTCGATGGCGGCGGTCGCGGGCTATCCGCATCTCACCGTTCCGATGGGGCTGATCCGCGGGCTTCCGGTGGGCCTCAGCTTCGTCGGGCCGAAATGGTCGGACGGGCGGCTGCTCGCCTTCGGCCACGCCTATGAGACGGTGCGCGGCGCCCTGCCCGTCGCCCACTTCCTGCGGAGCATCGAAGAGTCGCCCGAGATCGCTCCGGCGCTGGAACCGCAGCGCAACCGCCTGAACGCCGGCTAG
- a CDS encoding multidrug efflux SMR transporter: MAWFLLILGGLFEVGFTTSLRFVDGFRNLPWTAAFLVSVTASMMLLERAAREIPMGTAYAVWGGIGAIGTVVVGMAFFDEPSTTIRLLLILVIVASIAGLKLTA; this comes from the coding sequence ATGGCCTGGTTCCTGCTCATCCTCGGCGGCCTGTTCGAGGTCGGCTTCACCACCTCGCTCCGCTTCGTCGACGGCTTCCGCAACCTGCCGTGGACGGCTGCCTTCCTGGTCAGCGTCACCGCCTCGATGATGCTGCTCGAACGCGCCGCCCGCGAGATCCCGATGGGGACCGCCTATGCCGTCTGGGGCGGAATCGGGGCGATCGGGACGGTGGTGGTCGGCATGGCCTTCTTCGACGAACCATCCACCACCATCCGCCTGCTCCTCATTCTCGTCATCGTTGCCTCCATCGCCGGGCTAAAGCTGACCGCCTAG
- a CDS encoding DMT family transporter, whose translation MSRHRHLLPFAAAALGIALFAGMDAAMKGMAAVLGAYVAMLWRQFFGLFVSAPFYLVSRERWPSRPAFRFHLMRGAVGAVMAVTWFYGLARLPMAEAIALSFVAPLIALYLAAVLLGETISRRSTFASLLGLVGMMVLVAARIGAPGERHLDGVLAIFFSAGLYAWNLILMRQQSQVATPSEVAFFQTLISGSWLLLALPVALLFAPSLRLVPAPGEWPFLALSALLTISSLALLSWAYGKEEAQALVPIEYSAFLWAVLLGAIFYGEGLSVTTVIGTGLIVAGCLLASRRPRHVSPVVEGAS comes from the coding sequence ATGTCGCGGCACCGCCATCTCCTCCCGTTCGCCGCCGCGGCGCTGGGCATCGCGCTGTTCGCGGGCATGGATGCGGCGATGAAGGGGATGGCGGCGGTGCTCGGCGCCTATGTTGCCATGCTCTGGCGCCAGTTCTTCGGCCTGTTCGTCTCGGCTCCCTTCTATCTCGTCTCGCGGGAGCGCTGGCCGAGCCGGCCGGCGTTCCGCTTCCACCTGATGCGGGGCGCGGTCGGGGCGGTGATGGCGGTGACCTGGTTCTACGGTCTCGCCCGCCTGCCCATGGCCGAGGCGATCGCGCTCAGCTTCGTCGCGCCGCTGATCGCCCTCTACCTTGCCGCCGTCCTGCTCGGCGAGACGATCAGCCGGCGGAGCACATTTGCCTCCCTGCTCGGCCTTGTTGGCATGATGGTGCTGGTCGCGGCCCGGATCGGCGCGCCCGGCGAGCGGCACCTCGACGGCGTCCTCGCCATCTTCTTCTCGGCCGGCCTCTATGCTTGGAACCTGATCCTGATGCGCCAGCAGAGCCAGGTCGCGACCCCCTCGGAGGTGGCCTTCTTCCAGACCCTGATCTCGGGAAGCTGGCTGCTGCTGGCGCTTCCGGTCGCACTCCTGTTCGCGCCCTCGCTGCGGCTGGTTCCGGCCCCGGGCGAATGGCCGTTCCTGGCGCTCAGCGCGCTTCTCACCATCAGCAGTCTTGCGCTGCTGAGTTGGGCCTATGGCAAGGAGGAAGCGCAGGCACTGGTGCCGATCGAATATAGCGCCTTCCTGTGGGCGGTGCTGCTCGGCGCGATCTTCTACGGCGAAGGGCTGAGCGTCACGACGGTGATCGGGACCGGCCTGATCGTCGCCGGCTGCCTCCTTGCCAGCCGACGCCCGCGTCATGTCTCGCCAGTGGTCGAAGGAGCAAGTTGA
- a CDS encoding TIGR02281 family clan AA aspartic protease produces MFRAAIGIVVVATLVGVLMPARGPSRGETTNAAAAPLPVPEPRTSGAQGWGSSRSEIADDGEVRLTRQGNGHFYADVEVNGTTLEFMIDTGATGVAMTEEDALRAGVPLSAAQNSYVGEGAGGALTGKVVSLDRVRLGDKTANAMPAVVIDGASTNLLGQSFLARFSEVTVRGDVMTLR; encoded by the coding sequence ATGTTCCGGGCCGCAATCGGGATCGTCGTCGTCGCAACCCTGGTCGGCGTGCTGATGCCGGCGCGGGGACCGTCACGCGGCGAAACCACCAACGCTGCCGCGGCCCCTCTCCCGGTACCAGAGCCGCGGACGAGCGGGGCACAGGGCTGGGGATCGAGCCGTAGCGAGATCGCAGACGACGGGGAGGTGCGCCTGACCCGGCAAGGGAATGGCCACTTCTACGCCGACGTCGAGGTCAACGGCACCACGCTCGAATTCATGATCGACACCGGCGCGACTGGCGTCGCCATGACCGAGGAGGACGCCCTCCGCGCCGGCGTTCCGCTCTCCGCCGCGCAGAACAGCTATGTTGGCGAAGGGGCCGGCGGCGCGCTCACCGGCAAGGTCGTCAGCCTCGACCGCGTCAGGCTCGGCGACAAGACGGCCAATGCCATGCCTGCCGTGGTGATCGACGGCGCAAGCACCAACCTCCTCGGCCAGAGCTTCCTCGCCCGCTTCAGCGAAGTCACCGTGCGCGGTGACGTCATGACCCTGCGGTAA
- the ispG gene encoding flavodoxin-dependent (E)-4-hydroxy-3-methylbut-2-enyl-diphosphate synthase: protein MSSLRPWRHIERRQSRQIMVGNVPVGGDAPITVQTMTNTLTSDARATIDQIRRCEEAGADIVRVSCPDVESTAALREIVRAAKVPIVADIHFHYKRALEAADAGAACLRINPGNIGSSERVAEVVRAAKANGCAIRIGVNAGSLEKDLLEKYGEPCPEALVESALDHIRLLEDHDFREYKVAVKASDVFLAVAAYSELAAQVDCPLHLGITEAGGLIGGTVKSSVGLGMLLWSGIGDTIRVSLSAEPEEEVRVGYELLKALGIRNRGVRVISCPSCARQGFDVIRTVEKLEERLQHIRTPMSLSVLGCVVNGPGEARETDIGVTGGGNGKHMVYLSGVTDHHVQDEGMIDHIVALVEQKAAEIEAATAASEAAGQPVAAE, encoded by the coding sequence ATGTCTTCGCTTCGTCCCTGGCGCCACATCGAACGCCGCCAAAGCCGCCAGATCATGGTCGGCAACGTGCCGGTCGGCGGCGATGCGCCGATCACCGTCCAGACCATGACCAACACGCTGACGTCGGACGCACGGGCGACCATCGACCAGATTCGCCGCTGCGAGGAGGCCGGGGCCGACATCGTCCGCGTCTCCTGCCCCGACGTCGAAAGCACGGCTGCCCTGCGTGAGATCGTTCGCGCGGCCAAGGTGCCGATCGTTGCCGACATCCACTTCCACTACAAGCGCGCGCTCGAGGCCGCCGATGCCGGCGCCGCCTGCCTGCGCATCAACCCGGGCAATATCGGCTCGTCCGAGCGCGTCGCCGAAGTCGTCCGCGCCGCCAAGGCCAATGGCTGCGCGATCCGCATCGGGGTCAATGCCGGCAGCCTTGAGAAGGACCTGCTCGAAAAATATGGCGAGCCGTGCCCGGAGGCGCTGGTCGAAAGCGCGCTCGACCACATTCGCCTGCTCGAGGACCATGACTTCCGCGAGTACAAGGTCGCGGTAAAGGCCAGCGACGTGTTTCTGGCCGTCGCCGCCTACTCCGAGCTTGCCGCTCAGGTCGACTGTCCGCTGCACCTCGGCATCACCGAGGCGGGTGGGCTGATCGGCGGGACCGTCAAGAGCTCGGTCGGCCTCGGCATGCTGCTGTGGAGCGGCATCGGCGACACCATCCGTGTCTCCCTTTCGGCCGAGCCCGAGGAAGAGGTCCGTGTCGGTTACGAGCTGCTGAAGGCGCTCGGCATCCGCAACCGCGGCGTCCGCGTCATCTCCTGCCCCTCTTGCGCCCGCCAGGGTTTCGACGTTATCCGCACGGTCGAGAAACTGGAGGAGCGCCTGCAGCACATCCGCACGCCGATGAGCCTGTCGGTGCTCGGTTGCGTGGTGAACGGCCCCGGCGAAGCCCGTGAGACCGACATCGGAGTCACCGGTGGCGGCAACGGCAAGCACATGGTCTACCTGTCGGGGGTCACCGACCATCATGTGCAGGACGAGGGCATGATCGACCACATCGTCGCTCTGGTCGAGCAGAAGGCGGCCGAGATCGAGGCCGCCACTGCCGCCTCCGAGGCCGCAGGCCAGCCGGTCGCCGCCGAATAG
- a CDS encoding S1/P1 nuclease, with the protein MPIFRFLAALLALTAAAPAAAYWEYTHRLVASIAWAEIQPETRARLRALMREGHRLETPECPVGTLEDASVWADCIKPLGDRFSYQSSWHYQNVNICKPFSLQGACKDGNCVSAQIERNARLLADRKLPVRDRVMALAYLTHFVGDLAQPMHGGDRGDLGGNQVPVTYGIVAGRTNLHGIWDGWIPERAVTSPPSGVKGLLGGVTPAQKAELAGGTVEDWSRKAWENARTHAYTSALGDPCRERAKDERGEVTEAEVQAMIPAVRQQVLAGGLRLARMLDDAVLRGVAPERRRGGD; encoded by the coding sequence GTGCCGATCTTCCGCTTCCTCGCAGCGCTGCTTGCGCTGACCGCCGCCGCGCCAGCCGCGGCCTATTGGGAATATACCCACCGCCTGGTCGCCAGCATCGCCTGGGCCGAGATCCAGCCCGAGACACGGGCCAGGCTCCGGGCCCTGATGCGCGAAGGCCATCGGCTGGAGACCCCGGAATGCCCGGTCGGTACGCTGGAGGATGCGAGCGTCTGGGCCGACTGCATCAAGCCGCTGGGCGACCGCTTCAGTTATCAGTCGAGCTGGCACTATCAGAACGTAAACATCTGCAAGCCGTTCAGCCTGCAGGGCGCGTGCAAGGACGGCAATTGCGTATCGGCGCAGATCGAGCGCAACGCACGACTGCTGGCGGACCGGAAGCTGCCGGTGCGGGACCGGGTCATGGCGCTGGCCTACCTCACCCACTTCGTCGGCGACCTCGCCCAGCCGATGCACGGCGGCGACCGCGGCGATCTTGGCGGAAACCAGGTCCCGGTGACGTACGGGATCGTCGCCGGGCGGACGAATCTCCACGGCATCTGGGACGGCTGGATCCCCGAGCGGGCAGTCACCTCTCCTCCGAGCGGGGTGAAGGGGCTGCTGGGCGGCGTCACACCGGCGCAGAAGGCGGAACTGGCCGGCGGGACGGTCGAGGACTGGAGCCGCAAGGCGTGGGAGAATGCCCGCACCCATGCCTACACCAGCGCGCTCGGCGATCCCTGCCGCGAGCGGGCCAAGGACGAGCGCGGCGAGGTGACCGAGGCCGAGGTCCAGGCGATGATCCCGGCGGTTCGCCAGCAGGTTCTCGCCGGCGGGCTGCGGCTCGCCCGGATGCTCGACGATGCGGTGTTGCGGGGCGTCGCGCCGGAACGGCGGCGCGGCGGCGACTAA
- a CDS encoding alpha/beta fold hydrolase, giving the protein MLHILAASALAAAAPVTTEVTAPGPKGNLAGTMVDAGKGAPVVLIIPGSGPTDRDGNNGIGPSGSYRLLAEALGQRGISTVRIDKRGMFGSKEAVADPDAVKTADYVADIRSWIRVIRGKTGADCVWLAGHSEGGVVALKAAGTPEGICGVVTLSAFGRRLGDTIRAQLRANPANAPLLDPALSILDRLEKGRKVPAAEIPPPLAPLFRPEVQDYIIDVLALDPAALAASLTVPLLVVQGETDIQTSVEDAKLLSGAQPKAKLVLIPGVNHVLKAAPLDRAANIAAYREASLPIAPAVVDAVAGFVKP; this is encoded by the coding sequence ATGTTGCATATCCTCGCCGCTAGCGCCCTCGCCGCCGCCGCTCCGGTCACGACGGAGGTCACGGCTCCCGGGCCGAAGGGCAATCTCGCCGGGACCATGGTCGACGCCGGGAAAGGCGCGCCGGTGGTGCTGATCATCCCCGGCTCCGGTCCCACCGATCGCGACGGCAACAACGGCATCGGCCCCAGCGGCAGCTATCGCCTCCTTGCCGAAGCCCTCGGCCAGCGCGGCATCTCGACCGTCCGCATCGACAAGCGCGGCATGTTCGGAAGCAAGGAAGCGGTTGCCGATCCCGATGCCGTGAAGACGGCCGACTATGTCGCCGACATTCGCAGCTGGATCCGGGTCATTCGCGGCAAGACCGGTGCCGACTGCGTCTGGCTGGCCGGTCACAGCGAAGGCGGCGTGGTCGCTCTCAAGGCAGCCGGCACGCCCGAGGGCATTTGCGGCGTCGTCACCCTCTCCGCCTTCGGCCGCCGCCTCGGCGATACGATTCGCGCGCAGCTTCGCGCCAATCCGGCCAACGCGCCCTTGCTCGATCCCGCCCTGTCGATCCTCGACCGGCTCGAAAAGGGCCGGAAGGTCCCGGCCGCGGAGATTCCGCCGCCGCTCGCCCCGCTGTTCCGGCCGGAGGTGCAGGACTATATCATCGACGTCCTCGCGCTCGACCCGGCAGCGCTCGCCGCATCCCTCACCGTACCGCTGCTGGTCGTGCAGGGCGAAACCGACATCCAGACCAGCGTGGAGGACGCAAAGCTGCTTTCCGGTGCCCAGCCCAAGGCGAAGCTGGTGCTGATCCCAGGCGTGAACCACGTCCTCAAGGCTGCTCCGCTCGACCGCGCCGCCAATATTGCCGCCTACCGCGAGGCGTCGCTCCCGATCGCTCCGGCGGTGGTGGATGCCGTCGCCGGCTTCGTGAAGCCTTAG
- a CDS encoding toxin-antitoxin system HicB family antitoxin gives MAERKAFPLRIDPDLWLAVERCATANLRSANAEVECLLREALKARGVKLSPPKAVKRGRPAKENDDG, from the coding sequence ATGGCGGAGCGCAAGGCCTTCCCGCTGCGAATCGATCCCGACCTCTGGTTGGCGGTCGAGCGCTGCGCGACGGCCAACCTGCGCTCCGCCAATGCCGAAGTGGAGTGCCTGCTGCGCGAGGCGCTCAAGGCGCGCGGCGTCAAGCTTAGCCCACCCAAGGCGGTGAAGCGCGGGCGGCCGGCGAAGGAGAATGACGATGGCTGA
- a CDS encoding SPFH domain-containing protein has protein sequence MSDRGTNNLSASTERPAQTFSGYAMLALLLLAIGVQIASIVGLIGQEGAGPPLAIAGVVLAPIALLFILCGFYMLQPNQAAAITLFGSYKGTDRTHGLRWVWPWEMRAKISVRANNFISDRIKVNDQRGNPIEIAAQIVWRVVDTAQALFDVDDYKAFVTVQVEAAIRTVGARYPYDDFEHHDVTLRSHHDEVGGELRQELNARLAVAGITVDECGFTHLAYAQEIAGAMLRRQQAQAVVAARQTLVHGAVGMVEMALEQLSAKNVVELDDERRAAMVSNLMVVLCGERDTQPVVNTGSLYQ, from the coding sequence ATGTCTGACAGGGGAACCAACAATCTTTCGGCCAGCACCGAGCGGCCAGCACAGACCTTCAGCGGCTACGCCATGCTGGCCCTGCTGCTGCTCGCCATCGGCGTCCAGATCGCCAGCATCGTCGGCCTGATCGGCCAAGAGGGCGCGGGTCCGCCGCTCGCGATCGCCGGCGTCGTGCTCGCGCCCATCGCCCTGCTCTTCATCCTGTGCGGCTTCTACATGCTGCAGCCGAACCAGGCGGCGGCGATCACCCTGTTCGGCTCCTACAAGGGCACCGACCGGACCCACGGGCTGCGTTGGGTCTGGCCGTGGGAGATGCGGGCCAAGATCTCGGTTCGCGCCAACAACTTCATCTCCGACCGGATCAAGGTCAACGACCAGCGCGGCAACCCGATCGAGATCGCCGCGCAGATCGTCTGGCGCGTGGTCGATACGGCCCAGGCCCTGTTCGACGTCGACGACTACAAGGCGTTCGTCACCGTCCAGGTCGAAGCGGCGATCCGCACCGTCGGCGCCCGCTATCCCTATGACGATTTCGAGCACCATGACGTCACTTTGCGCAGCCACCACGACGAGGTCGGCGGCGAGCTTCGCCAGGAACTGAACGCCCGCCTCGCGGTCGCCGGCATCACCGTCGACGAATGCGGCTTCACCCACCTCGCCTATGCGCAGGAGATCGCCGGCGCGATGCTCCGCCGCCAGCAGGCGCAGGCCGTGGTCGCTGCCCGCCAGACCCTGGTCCACGGCGCGGTCGGCATGGTCGAGATGGCGCTCGAGCAGCTCTCGGCCAAGAATGTCGTCGAGCTGGACGACGAGCGCCGCGCGGCCATGGTCTCGAACCTGATGGTGGTGCTGTGCGGCGAGCGGGACACGCAGCCCGTCGTCAACACCGGCAGCCTGTACCAGTAA
- a CDS encoding isoaspartyl peptidase/L-asparaginase family protein — translation MRHPLLGVLLMSALAAAPAKAADWKLVIHGGAGVIERAQLAKTPGKEQEIRAGLDRALAAGSAVLERGGTALDAVEAAVRVLEDDPNFNAGRGAVFTADGKNELDASIMDGRTKAAGAVAGVTRTRNPISLARKVMENSSHVMLSGAGADSFSREQGLDQVDPSWFGTDYRRKQLEEFKSAKVGALDIEYRYGTVGAVALDRAGHVAAATSTGGMTGKRWNRVGDAPIIGAGTYADDRACAVSATGSGEMFIRVGVAHEICARMRFLKEDAGTAADAVMKEVAAIDGSGGVIVVTPKGEMAYSFNSAGMYRGKADSNGRSVAIFGDEERR, via the coding sequence ATGCGTCATCCATTGCTCGGAGTCCTGCTTATGTCCGCCCTCGCCGCCGCGCCTGCCAAGGCTGCCGACTGGAAGCTGGTGATCCATGGCGGCGCGGGCGTGATCGAGCGGGCGCAGCTGGCGAAGACGCCGGGCAAGGAACAGGAAATCCGCGCCGGCCTCGACCGGGCCCTCGCGGCCGGGTCGGCGGTGCTGGAGCGGGGCGGGACGGCGCTCGACGCGGTCGAAGCCGCGGTGCGGGTGCTGGAAGACGATCCCAACTTCAACGCCGGCCGGGGTGCCGTCTTCACGGCTGACGGCAAGAACGAGCTCGACGCATCGATCATGGACGGGCGGACCAAGGCGGCCGGCGCGGTGGCGGGCGTGACCCGGACCCGCAACCCGATCAGCCTCGCGCGCAAGGTGATGGAGAACAGCAGTCACGTCATGCTGAGCGGCGCGGGCGCGGACAGCTTCTCGCGGGAGCAGGGCCTCGACCAGGTCGATCCCTCCTGGTTCGGCACCGATTACCGCCGCAAGCAGCTGGAGGAGTTCAAGTCGGCCAAGGTCGGCGCGCTCGACATCGAATATCGCTACGGGACGGTCGGCGCGGTCGCGCTCGACCGGGCGGGGCATGTCGCCGCGGCCACCTCCACCGGCGGGATGACCGGCAAGCGCTGGAACCGCGTCGGCGACGCACCCATCATCGGGGCCGGCACCTATGCCGACGACCGCGCCTGCGCCGTGTCGGCGACCGGCTCGGGCGAGATGTTCATCCGGGTCGGGGTAGCGCACGAGATCTGCGCGCGGATGCGCTTCCTCAAGGAGGATGCGGGCACGGCGGCCGACGCGGTGATGAAGGAAGTGGCGGCGATCGACGGCAGCGGCGGGGTGATCGTGGTCACGCCGAAAGGCGAGATGGCGTACAGCTTCAATTCGGCCGGCATGTATCGCGGCAAGGCCGATTCGAACGGCCGCTCGGTCGCCATCTTCGGCGACGAGGAGCGCCGCTGA
- a CDS encoding GNAT family N-acetyltransferase: MKLERATTGDLATLHALVERAYRGETARGGWSHEADLLTGPRTSEVELQGLLDAGEHLLVWRDDGVIRACVRLVDLGDGLSYLGMLTVDPALQGEGLGKRLLAAAEGYAGEVLGARRMEMQVFSRRRELLSFYDRRGYKPTGERRPFPYGEWPDAGALYNDLEFVVLEKAL, encoded by the coding sequence ATGAAGCTGGAGCGGGCGACGACGGGCGACCTTGCAACGCTTCATGCGCTGGTCGAGCGCGCCTATCGCGGCGAGACCGCGCGGGGCGGCTGGAGCCATGAGGCGGACCTGCTGACCGGCCCGCGGACCAGCGAGGTGGAGCTGCAGGGGCTGCTCGATGCCGGCGAGCATCTGCTGGTGTGGCGGGACGACGGGGTGATCCGCGCCTGTGTGCGGTTGGTCGATCTGGGTGACGGGCTCTCCTATCTCGGCATGCTGACGGTCGATCCGGCGCTGCAGGGCGAGGGGCTCGGCAAGCGCCTGCTCGCCGCTGCGGAGGGCTATGCCGGGGAGGTTCTCGGGGCGCGGCGGATGGAGATGCAGGTGTTCAGCCGGCGCCGGGAGCTGCTCTCCTTCTACGACCGGCGCGGCTACAAGCCGACCGGCGAGCGGCGGCCGTTCCCCTATGGCGAGTGGCCGGACGCCGGCGCGCTCTATAACGATCTCGAGTTCGTCGTGCTGGAGAAGGCGCTCTAG
- a CDS encoding cisplatin damage response ATP-dependent DNA ligase, with protein sequence MRAFSQLLDSLVYTRSRLAKLKLIGDYLRRTPDPDRGYALAALTGTLDIPHVKGAVIRGLAEERVDPLLLRMSHNYVGDLAETVSLLWPSPEGELDDGTISISEAVHRLKAASRSDAPAVLVQMLDHLDAPGRYALLKLATGELRVGINARNAKQAFADAFEVDVEAVEEVWHGLGPPYLELFAWGERRAPQPTARDIPVFRPFMLAHPLEDAELDLDAYAAEWKWDGIRLQLVHAGGETRLYSRTGDDVTRSFPEVAESFRLPAVLDGELLVRGAGQGMDEHGGSAASFNALQQRLGRKVVSAKTRDEYPAFVRLYDLLFDGEEDLRALPWSERRARLEAFMPRLDPERFDLSALIEADSFAGLAEIRSGARDAAIEGMMLKRRDAPYVSGRRVGLWYKWKRDPLTADCVVMYAQRGSGKRSSFYSDFTFGCWAEDGELLPVGKAYMGFTDEELKWLDRFVRRHTVNRFGPVREVEKTLVFEVAFDSVHKSKRHRSGLAMRFPRISRIRTDKPAHEADRVETLLGMVT encoded by the coding sequence ATGCGCGCTTTCTCGCAGCTGCTCGACTCGCTCGTCTACACCCGGTCGCGGCTGGCCAAGCTCAAGCTGATCGGCGACTATCTCAGGCGCACCCCCGATCCCGACCGCGGCTATGCCCTCGCCGCGCTGACCGGCACGCTCGACATCCCGCATGTGAAGGGCGCCGTCATCCGCGGCCTCGCCGAGGAGCGCGTCGATCCCTTGCTCCTGCGCATGAGCCACAATTATGTCGGCGACCTGGCGGAGACCGTGTCGCTCCTCTGGCCGAGCCCGGAGGGCGAGCTCGACGATGGCACCATCTCGATCAGCGAGGCGGTCCACCGCCTCAAGGCCGCCAGCCGCTCCGATGCGCCGGCGGTGCTGGTCCAGATGCTCGACCATCTCGACGCGCCCGGTCGCTATGCCCTGCTGAAGCTCGCCACCGGCGAGCTTCGCGTCGGGATCAACGCGCGCAACGCCAAGCAGGCCTTCGCCGACGCCTTCGAGGTCGATGTCGAGGCGGTCGAGGAGGTCTGGCACGGCCTTGGCCCGCCCTATCTCGAACTCTTCGCCTGGGGCGAGCGGCGCGCCCCGCAGCCGACCGCGCGCGACATTCCCGTTTTCCGCCCCTTCATGCTCGCCCACCCGCTCGAGGATGCCGAGCTCGACCTCGACGCCTACGCCGCCGAGTGGAAATGGGACGGCATCCGCCTTCAGCTGGTCCATGCCGGCGGCGAGACGCGTCTCTATAGCCGCACAGGCGACGACGTGACCCGAAGCTTCCCCGAAGTCGCCGAATCCTTCCGCTTGCCGGCCGTGCTCGACGGCGAACTGCTGGTGCGCGGCGCGGGGCAGGGGATGGACGAGCATGGCGGCTCGGCCGCCAGCTTCAACGCCCTCCAGCAGCGCCTCGGCCGCAAGGTCGTGAGCGCCAAGACGCGCGACGAATATCCCGCCTTCGTTCGCCTCTACGACCTTCTGTTCGACGGCGAGGAGGATCTCCGCGCCCTGCCCTGGTCGGAACGCCGCGCCCGCCTCGAAGCCTTCATGCCGCGCCTCGATCCCGAGCGCTTCGACCTTTCCGCCCTGATCGAGGCCGACAGCTTCGCCGGGCTCGCCGAGATCCGCTCCGGTGCCCGCGACGCCGCGATCGAGGGCATGATGCTCAAGCGCCGGGACGCGCCCTACGTCTCGGGCCGCCGGGTCGGCCTCTGGTACAAATGGAAGCGCGATCCGCTCACCGCCGACTGCGTCGTCATGTATGCCCAGCGCGGAAGCGGCAAGCGCTCGAGCTTCTATTCGGACTTCACCTTCGGCTGCTGGGCCGAGGATGGCGAGCTGCTGCCGGTCGGCAAGGCCTACATGGGCTTCACCGATGAAGAATTGAAATGGCTCGATCGCTTCGTCCGCCGCCACACCGTCAACCGCTTCGGCCCGGTGCGGGAAGTCGAAAAGACCCTGGTGTTCGAAGTCGCCTTCGACTCCGTCCACAAGTCCAAGCGCCACCGCTCCGGCCTCGCCATGCGCTTTCCCCGAATCAGCCGGATCCGAACGGACAAGCCCGCGCACGAGGCGGACCGGGTCGAGACGTTGCTCGGAATGGTGACCTAG